The window attaGCAACAGTTGATGTGGAATCAAATCGACGATACTAAACTCTTCACCATAATTAGTTATGTGCCGACcgatatatatttaaacttatactATTACAAGGGGCCTGTGAAATCTTTGCacaagaaagaaaagaaaaaaaatggataTAATATGATGTACCCgaggatttattagattttgggGACTGTGAGATAATATGATACTTTTTGTGAGGTTTGATTTTACGTAATGTGTGTGTCGATTTGTATAGGGTAAACCAACCCAACCAGCCGATTTTTATAGGTTTAACCTAGAGACGGCGTAGAGACGCCACACGCTATTTTGTCAGTGCGTagcaagcacgtaacgcaccacGTCgcgtttaatacaataaaaattggcaTACAGTATTCTGTGAAATTAACGTGGTACGGTATTCCATACCACGTTCATTTCACGAAGGTAACGTAACACGGTCGCGTTACGTTCGCACTGTCAGAGAATAATCCCCACGATAAACATATTTGCCTCCCTGGGATGAAGGTATTATCTAATGTTATCCATGCGAAGTTGTTACTGGCCGctggttattattaaaacgtaGTTTAAATATACTAATCACTTTAGCTCTCATTTTCTGTATTGGGAGTGGGTGTAATCCGATTTTTCGAATATGAAATTAAGAGAAAAGGGACCTTTGTGTTTGTGTACTTAAGCAATAATTATACACTGGTCAACAGTGGTTTTATTACACTATTAAGGATTCTGGGGTCACATGATGTGTCTATGCGGGAAATCAGTACACTGAAAACCATTTTTAACTTGACAACTAACACAATAATAATTCGTGATTTAAAGACCCTACTTAAAGTGttgattatgttatatataaaatacgccAAAATCATAAAAACCAGGGTCAACTTAGAACTTTAATGAGTGTACTCAAAAACTGGGGTCTTGAAAACATATAAATCTGCAGGgcatcaacaaaaatatttgtttttgttgagCTGTGTTATGGTTATACAAAAAGtactttgatattttaaaaattgtgtaatattttaaaaatgtctgataactaaattataatatatgtatattatcgTAGGGACTGCCGCCTTCTTAGCTGGCTAGTCTTGCATTGTATTCTTCAAGTGTTTGTGAAAAATCGGTTTATACTGTAACtgtattaatgtaatttgtaatagaTGATAATAATTCCCAATCGAGTAGGTAGTCTTGTTCGCAATGAGTTAACATGggattttattgtaatgtttgatATTGAGGTACTTATAAGGTAAACAATGATCTTTAAATCCATATCTATTTACACGTGTTAAGACGAGGCCGATTTCGAGATGGCTATGGAATAATAATCATCGTTTTTAAAAGCCTTAaagaattcatttttttattctgtgaACACATATTGtgtgaatgttttatttaatttctgtgAAATTACGATAAGTTTTAGTATTTAACGCAcgtcatttttatgaaagttttatttaatactattccTGACTGACTCACGAATccgcagtatttttttttaaattaatgcttAGTCTAGGGTGCAACTCCGTGAGAAATGTTATTGGGATATGACACATTAAAGTGCTAGGTTGCACAGGTGCATAATATCACTACACGCGTTACACGTATCTGCTATTTTCGGCATCGTTTTGAAATGCGGGGCGCGCAAGCTGCTCAGTGCACAGTAAGTAGTAATTAGAATAGTAAGGATGCTGAAGTATGTACTCCGTAAAGTAGGCGAGTGTTACTAACAAAAGTATGATGACTAGATCGCATATGTGTCGAATTTGGCCTCGTCGTTGTTAcgaattaaatatgtttatccCAAGAGTTACGTAGTTTAACTATAGTTTGAATAATGACAATActatgaatttttattataccctataattaaatatttatacattccTTGTACTTATCACAAACTTTTGGTACTTGATTGCAGGCTTAAATGTGATCATTTATCATAAACACTTACCTCGTATTATGTCAAGTAATAGGTATATGCGAGATACATTTGCCTGCCTTAAGGTGAGgatgcatttattattaattactcgTGTGTTTGTTTACGTAGATAATTCATTATGTAATAAAGAGATGGGCTTCCAAGTTGTATATCGGATAAGATTGggcgtaatatattataaatatacgtttaataatattatttatatgaattcattaaaatgtaacgtatttttgtattttttattcatacttaTATACATTTACGTAATTAAATTTGGTTATCAAATtacagatataataataaatttcattgtatTCGTAAACAATTGAAGAAATCTGCTCATAACATATATGGTAGTTGAATTTCCATACATTTGTGAAAGAGTTGAACAATAGCCTACTGGCAAAACCACGGATAGAAATAGTGCATGAAGCGAAAACAAACATCATACAATTGATCATTTTAACATGTTTGTATTAATTTAGTGTTATTGTGCCGCAAATAAATgctttatatgttataatttgaaaacatttgttttatttcaatgtgtataaaataaaaaaggcaaatATTAAGGTTTCATTCAATTCAAAGAACTTTTATAGCTAAATGGTACAGTAACACGAAATACATTGTTCGAATACCACGTGCAACATTCTTGGGCGTCATTATCAGATGCATTTGTCTCCGGCACATAAGGCTGGCCAGAAGAATTCGAATCTAACGGTAAGTAATACTGACGATAACAGAAATATGCCAAAGCAAAACCTAAGAGGACTCCCGCCAGTATATCCTCCCAGTGGTGATGGTTGTCGCACCATCGACTTATAGCCACCGCACCGCCAATCACTAGAGGCACAAGGCACGTTACTATACGATACCCGTGTCCTCGACTTCTAGAGAAAACTCCTAATTTCCCGCACAGCCACATACTCAAAAAACCTAAAGAGCAAAACGAAAAACTACTGTGACCGCTCGGGAACGATTTTCGACCTTCAATAACGTCCTTACAGTGAGATTTCATGTTGCCATCAGGGTAGCAACGGTAGAAGTAATCGGGCCGTGGTCGTCCGACGATCAGTTTCACTGTTTCAGTAATAATAGCGTTTATTAAAAGCGCTAAAGTCCATGCCAGGAATGCTTGAATTGCTTCTGCATAGTTCTTCATTATTATTAGAGGCACGAAGATGATCATGGCAGGTAAACCTCCGATTAGGAGTATTGTCACCCATGGTGTAATGTAGGACTCCTGTCGAGGGCGCTTATAGTACGTGTGGAGTTCCTCTTCGGTAATGTGATGCATGTGTGGCTTGAGAAACTGCATCGCGCACAACACTGCCAGAAGAAATACCCTAACAAATATTTCTATCAAGATGTAATTTGGAAACAGTATTCGTGCACTACGCctcatgattttaaatatataatttgaataagtaCTCAATCATAATATTTCGCTGATAATGgcaaattaaaccaattttcatAGTTatcagaaaattttataaatccatTTGTTATGCTTAAAATATGACACTAAACTTCAGAATTTGCTGTCGACACAATAGAATCTAAGATAGAATTTTCGGTTACGTCATTATATACTCTTTGAATTGAACAGTGTATCTatggaattattatgtactaattTCCTGCACCCATGGGTGCATCACATTTTACGTAACACAAGGTTACTATTCTACAACGTCAATCTGCCTTTGCCGAAATGCTTAATTGATATTTACGCGATGTAACAGCATTAATGAGGCAAGTGGTCTTCACGGATACAGATTGCAGATAATGTGACCTTGCTTGGACTTGTTCGTAAAGTAATATCCGACCCAGGAAATAATATTTCGGTCATCTACAAGGATGCGTTACttcaaattttgaatttaaaaaacttcTGGCTCTCGTTCACCATACTGCACAACGACACAACAGCGAGTTTCGCGTTAATTTCTGTGAAACAGTAGGTAGTGGTACTATGACGGATGAAACAGCAAATTATGACAAGATAAAGATGTTACAGCGTGGGTATGCATCTCTTAATAGTAAATACAACTAGCAATAATTGGTGCATTGCTTTCCTTTTAAAGTTATTAGTCTTCCCAAAATTTTGATTGATTAGTAATTCATAAATTACACCatttatttaatcttattatcaaaaattaatataattattgctaGACTTAAGGAAGCCATCGGTATTTCTACTTATCACAAATAAAGCTCGTGTGTTGGTTTGTATAGCAAGTAGAGCGGGAGATATATTCGTCGGTAGGTAATACACTTAAGATAATAACACCTCCCCGCGAGGAGCACGCACCGGATACTAGTTTGGAACAGGTCCAGCCACAGTTCGTTTCCTCACTTCCTGACTGCTGACTAGTATGCAGCTGGTCGCTTTCTACTTTGTGTTTTAACTTATATTAAACTCAATGCAAATATTCCTTCGGTAGTTGATCATGAAAGCGAGTTAAATCCACTGGTCATCGCAA of the Manduca sexta isolate Smith_Timp_Sample1 chromosome 27, JHU_Msex_v1.0, whole genome shotgun sequence genome contains:
- the LOC115447976 gene encoding phospholipid phosphatase 5-like; its protein translation is MRRSARILFPNYILIEIFVRVFLLAVLCAMQFLKPHMHHITEEELHTYYKRPRQESYITPWVTILLIGGLPAMIIFVPLIIMKNYAEAIQAFLAWTLALLINAIITETVKLIVGRPRPDYFYRCYPDGNMKSHCKDVIEGRKSFPSGHSSFSFCSLGFLSMWLCGKLGVFSRSRGHGYRIVTCLVPLVIGGAVAISRWCDNHHHWEDILAGVLLGFALAYFCYRQYYLPLDSNSSGQPYVPETNASDNDAQECCTWYSNNVFRVTVPFSYKSSLN